From the Herpetosiphon gulosus genome, one window contains:
- a CDS encoding peptidoglycan DD-metalloendopeptidase family protein — MQRSLILGLLIMMLGGATLPFVVHASPQQPQPSQQPTHGLSSLDGGVQGFLQRQNSSLAKLDIDGQPAGQIIEGMAAYYNIEARIVLALLETTSQLISNPTLPTTATEQPFLAGPTGFLSQIDWAAKEIRVGLGPYDNALILNFSDGTQQKLNPKDDPHALTVKRFLAFERDQATWQQLVTRYTKVYHELFQNEPVVAPSTPPVSTGFLSIPWEQGARMVHSSHFDHTYPMVDSGGDGNDVMINYQGKSGLSYNSHDGHDYYFPDLPYGTPIVAAAPGWAYARTTRGLGVLIQHAGEAAGYETVYWHLDDFAPSFKGFIDAAKPRWVERGELLGWSGATGFTTGAPHLHFEVRHNGNQVDPYGWYGPGPDPCINYVKCEASVWLWNASVPWSRPDGPAPTDTTPPSALLTINPAEDLALVAHFENNPLPAVGSMAASDQLSYSSGKFGQAVKVGDGALTYPASPTLTLDQGTLALWVNVPKTWPSSRTGRHYLLAASQNPVDPDKIYRNTLALRHEQTQQAIWTFWTVDQAGQEHSLSVPDTLSAGWHHFAISWDQMTGNKRLLIDGMLINEASKVSLPSEVGEDLNVGRWTIGAGISNVAIDELLSYKRQLAADEIYRLATSEQALAASSTSTDQHDLLILTPAIDNGGGVVKAQLGINGIYAAPMTYYRAYRWTLPNVEGSYTISVRLTDRMGNTTTLSQTISIDHPPQASVNIRDVNDLGATLVLSATDANQPLAMAFSAYPSPSFKQWEPFSAERQWQWNPITARRVYVWFRDDNGNERGPIVAGPELFRAYLPRIER, encoded by the coding sequence CCTTGGTTTATTAATAATGATGCTTGGCGGCGCAACGCTGCCCTTCGTGGTGCACGCCAGCCCGCAGCAACCGCAACCCAGCCAACAGCCAACCCACGGGCTATCGTCGCTTGATGGTGGGGTGCAAGGCTTTTTGCAACGCCAAAACAGTAGCCTTGCCAAGCTTGATATCGATGGTCAGCCAGCTGGCCAGATCATCGAGGGAATGGCGGCCTATTACAATATCGAGGCGCGGATTGTCTTGGCCTTGTTGGAAACCACCTCGCAACTAATTAGTAACCCAACCTTACCAACCACCGCCACCGAACAGCCATTTTTAGCTGGCCCCACAGGCTTTTTGAGCCAAATCGATTGGGCCGCCAAGGAGATTCGGGTTGGGCTTGGCCCCTACGATAATGCCTTGATTCTGAATTTCAGCGATGGCACGCAACAAAAACTCAATCCCAAGGATGATCCGCATGCGCTGACAGTCAAGCGCTTTTTGGCTTTCGAGCGCGATCAAGCCACGTGGCAGCAATTAGTCACCCGCTATACCAAGGTTTACCACGAGCTATTTCAAAACGAACCAGTCGTCGCGCCCAGCACGCCGCCAGTCAGCACAGGCTTTTTGAGCATTCCATGGGAACAGGGTGCACGCATGGTGCATTCATCACATTTTGATCATACCTATCCCATGGTCGATAGTGGCGGCGATGGCAACGACGTAATGATCAATTATCAAGGCAAAAGTGGGCTTTCCTACAATAGCCACGATGGCCATGATTATTATTTCCCTGATTTGCCCTATGGTACGCCGATTGTCGCCGCTGCACCAGGCTGGGCCTATGCTCGCACAACTCGCGGCTTAGGCGTGCTCATTCAACATGCTGGCGAGGCCGCTGGCTATGAAACGGTCTATTGGCATCTCGATGATTTTGCCCCAAGCTTCAAGGGCTTTATCGATGCCGCCAAACCACGCTGGGTCGAGCGCGGCGAATTGCTCGGCTGGAGCGGCGCAACTGGCTTTACCACGGGCGCTCCCCACTTGCATTTCGAAGTTCGCCACAATGGCAATCAAGTTGATCCCTATGGTTGGTATGGCCCTGGCCCTGATCCCTGCATCAATTATGTCAAATGCGAAGCCAGTGTTTGGCTTTGGAATGCTAGCGTGCCATGGAGCCGACCTGATGGCCCTGCTCCAACCGATACCACGCCACCCAGCGCATTGTTGACGATCAACCCAGCTGAAGATTTGGCCTTGGTCGCCCATTTCGAGAATAACCCATTGCCTGCGGTCGGCTCGATGGCCGCTAGCGATCAACTCAGCTATAGCAGTGGTAAGTTTGGGCAGGCAGTCAAGGTTGGCGATGGCGCATTGACTTATCCGGCTAGCCCAACGCTGACGCTTGATCAAGGCACGTTGGCATTGTGGGTGAATGTACCAAAAACTTGGCCCAGCTCACGCACAGGCCGCCATTATTTACTAGCCGCCTCGCAAAACCCGGTTGATCCCGATAAAATCTATCGCAATACCTTGGCGTTGCGCCACGAACAAACTCAACAAGCGATCTGGACGTTCTGGACAGTCGATCAAGCAGGTCAAGAGCATAGTTTGAGCGTGCCCGATACGCTCAGCGCTGGCTGGCATCACTTTGCAATAAGCTGGGATCAAATGACGGGCAATAAGCGTTTGTTGATCGATGGGATGTTGATCAATGAAGCGAGCAAGGTCAGTTTGCCCAGTGAAGTTGGCGAAGATTTAAATGTAGGCCGCTGGACAATTGGCGCTGGGATTAGCAATGTGGCAATCGACGAATTGCTGAGCTACAAACGCCAATTAGCTGCCGATGAAATTTATCGGCTGGCCACCAGCGAGCAAGCCCTCGCGGCCAGCAGCACTAGCACCGATCAACATGATCTGTTGATCTTAACGCCAGCGATCGATAATGGTGGTGGTGTGGTCAAAGCCCAGCTTGGCATCAACGGCATTTACGCCGCGCCAATGACCTATTATCGCGCTTATCGCTGGACATTACCCAACGTTGAAGGCAGCTACACCATCAGTGTGCGATTGACTGATCGCATGGGCAATACCACCACGCTCAGCCAAACAATCAGCATCGATCATCCACCGCAAGCCAGCGTCAATATTCGCGATGTGAATGATTTGGGTGCAACTTTGGTGCTTTCGGCGACCGACGCTAACCAACCGTTGGCAATGGCCTTCAGCGCCTATCCCAGCCCTAGCTTCAAGCAATGGGAGCCGTTCAGTGCTGAGCGCCAGTGGCAGTGGAATCCAATCACCGCACGGCGGGTGTATGTTTGGTTCCGCGATGATAATGGCAATGAGCGCGGCCCAATTGTGGCTGGCCCCGAACTTTTCCGCGCCTACTTGCCACGAATTGAACGCTAA